Proteins encoded within one genomic window of Phototrophicus methaneseepsis:
- a CDS encoding radical SAM/SPASM domain-containing protein, with the protein MSNYQDTVHAPLVLVPQYFGSTVFNRSNSRYYPFDAETTTLLRRAQLEPFEALLAEIDDPVKREQALNFFFHFDDMGFFTGDHYFTGKVLNVEPAVDHLTGPLAVHLEVIAACNLTCTHCFAGELPRREKRLTLKEIERVFEDMAKMGSYRLGLTGGEPLLRKDIFDIVDMATDYGLHPCLTTNGLLITEEVAREFGKRDLVWLNVSLEGASAVTNDPVRGEGTFTQVLDKLKILANHTRFTMAFTVMSTNADEVVPCAELAHSVGASTAVFRPLYPVGTAQGFLNDLMPTFEQYNRALNLLAELEVEPGQTDLNAIDPFSPCSREETQAITYSNHGCGAGNLVCSISVSGDVNPCSFLGSGFVADNVRHRSLSEIWHSSGKFNEIRNYPGGTDETFSGGCRARSLVMGGSANAPDPWLNEREAMMKAPRQSNVTFYDPLDIVRVAGQDN; encoded by the coding sequence ATGTCCAACTATCAGGATACGGTTCATGCTCCATTGGTGCTGGTACCACAGTATTTCGGCAGTACGGTGTTCAATCGTAGTAACTCACGCTACTATCCGTTCGATGCGGAAACCACCACGCTGCTGCGACGGGCACAGCTTGAACCGTTTGAGGCACTGCTGGCAGAGATCGATGATCCGGTCAAACGCGAACAGGCACTCAATTTCTTCTTTCACTTCGATGACATGGGGTTTTTCACTGGTGATCACTATTTCACCGGGAAGGTGCTGAATGTGGAACCAGCAGTCGATCACCTGACCGGACCGCTCGCAGTACATCTGGAAGTCATTGCCGCCTGTAACCTGACCTGTACCCATTGCTTTGCTGGAGAGCTTCCAAGACGCGAAAAACGCCTGACCTTGAAGGAAATCGAGCGTGTTTTCGAGGATATGGCGAAGATGGGCAGTTATCGCCTAGGACTGACCGGTGGTGAACCACTCTTGCGAAAGGACATCTTCGACATCGTTGACATGGCAACCGACTACGGTCTGCATCCGTGTCTCACAACCAATGGACTGCTCATCACAGAAGAAGTTGCCCGTGAATTTGGGAAACGCGACCTCGTATGGTTGAATGTCAGTCTGGAAGGTGCCAGTGCGGTCACAAATGATCCAGTCCGGGGAGAGGGTACATTCACACAGGTACTCGATAAACTCAAGATTCTGGCGAACCATACCCGTTTTACGATGGCATTCACCGTTATGAGTACAAATGCAGATGAGGTTGTCCCTTGTGCCGAACTTGCACATAGTGTGGGGGCTTCTACCGCCGTGTTTCGCCCGCTGTACCCAGTCGGTACCGCGCAGGGGTTTCTGAATGATTTGATGCCCACCTTTGAGCAGTATAACAGGGCACTGAATCTACTGGCAGAACTCGAAGTCGAACCTGGACAAACTGATCTAAACGCCATCGATCCATTCAGCCCATGTAGCCGGGAAGAGACACAGGCGATCACTTACAGCAATCATGGCTGTGGCGCAGGTAACCTGGTCTGTTCGATCTCTGTTTCAGGCGATGTCAACCCGTGTAGCTTCCTCGGTTCCGGTTTTGTGGCAGATAATGTTCGCCACCGGTCACTGTCGGAAATCTGGCACAGCAGTGGGAAATTCAACGAGATTCGCAATTATCCTGGTGGTACAGATGAGACATTTAGTGGCGGCTGTCGCGCTCGATCGCTCGTGATGGGTGGTTCAGCCAACGCGCCGGATCCCTGGTTGAATGAACGGGAAGCAATGATGAAGGCTCCGCGCCAGAGTAACGTTACCTTCTATGATCCTCTCGATATTGTGCGTGTTGCCGGGCAGGATAATTGA
- a CDS encoding radical SAM protein encodes MSDILDNYQTFLPPQLRSLNWRPHPLDGALLLFERDTGLNVKLEGEETTHLKRIAPRTLLIAVTNICNLQCHFCYRNLQSPSDWAYDSLLEFCQQASDWGVLEVAFGGGEPMLFPNWEQFIHKLYSTSQLAVNFTTNGMKLTPAFLHSIEGKYGNIRLSLYDTNHYEQTIELLVNHNARFGVNWLITPDELETIEAKFLRLFSLGVRDFLLLSYKGSDPTMHFQKQHYEAFSAFVQRMYDNLKGDVQIKLDVCWGDLLSDVPRLFETSDCSAGDGFLSITSDRHIKPCSFHHWTIPFETLTDVRQYWQSHRKNRQAAAIGGCARLPQRALNHTGRVNDEVIYLAGIQQQPQR; translated from the coding sequence ATGAGCGACATTCTCGACAACTACCAGACCTTCTTGCCACCACAATTACGCAGCCTCAATTGGCGACCCCACCCATTGGACGGCGCACTGCTATTGTTCGAGCGTGATACCGGCCTGAACGTCAAGCTCGAAGGTGAAGAAACGACACATCTAAAGCGTATCGCCCCCAGAACGCTGCTCATCGCGGTGACGAACATCTGTAACCTGCAATGCCACTTCTGCTATCGCAATCTCCAGTCTCCCAGCGATTGGGCGTATGATTCGCTGCTGGAATTTTGTCAACAAGCCAGCGATTGGGGTGTGCTGGAAGTTGCTTTCGGCGGTGGCGAACCCATGCTGTTCCCTAATTGGGAACAATTCATTCATAAGCTGTACAGTACCAGCCAATTAGCGGTCAACTTCACCACCAATGGCATGAAGCTCACACCAGCGTTTCTCCACAGCATCGAGGGCAAATATGGCAACATTCGCCTATCGCTCTATGACACCAATCACTATGAGCAGACGATTGAACTGCTCGTCAATCACAATGCGCGCTTTGGTGTCAACTGGTTGATCACGCCCGATGAGTTAGAAACGATTGAAGCGAAGTTTCTGAGATTGTTCAGCCTCGGTGTTCGCGATTTCCTGCTGCTTAGTTACAAAGGCAGCGATCCAACGATGCACTTCCAGAAGCAACACTACGAAGCATTCTCGGCTTTCGTTCAGCGTATGTATGACAACCTCAAGGGTGATGTGCAAATCAAACTGGATGTCTGCTGGGGCGACTTACTATCCGATGTACCACGACTTTTTGAGACGTCAGACTGCAGTGCAGGCGATGGTTTCCTGTCGATAACCAGTGACCGACACATCAAGCCCTGCTCTTTTCATCACTGGACGATACCGTTTGAGACTTTGACCGACGTTCGTCAATACTGGCAGTCACACCGGAAGAACCGTCAAGCCGCCGCAATTGGTGGCTGCGCCCGCCTGCCACAACGCGCATTGAACCATACGGGGAGGGTCAACGATGAAGTTATCTATCTGGCAGGAATTCAGCAGCAACCACAGCGCTGA